From Anas platyrhynchos isolate ZD024472 breed Pekin duck chromosome 16, IASCAAS_PekinDuck_T2T, whole genome shotgun sequence, a single genomic window includes:
- the FICD gene encoding protein adenylyltransferase FICD isoform X1 → MCRAAARRRAAPWGPAGRAALLAALLGGLAVLAALPFVRRSCTGLSVAPRGLRLLPRTAEAAPGKEEVKFEAKAALKQALEMKRQGKREKAHKLFVYALKMHPDYVDALNEFGIFSEEEKDILQADYLYSKALTISPCNEKALINRDRTLPLVEEIDQRYFSIIDSKVKKVMAIPKGNSALRRVMEESYYHHIYHTVAIEGNTLTLSEIRHIIETRYAVPGKSLVEQNEVIGMHAALKYVNTTLASRIGSVTIGDILEIHRRVLGYADPVEAGRFRATRVFVGHHIPPHPQDVGKQMQEFVQWLNSEDAMGLHPVEFAALAHYKLVYIHPFVDGNGRTSRLLMNLILMQAGYPPITIRKEQRAEYYHVLEVANEGDVRPFIRFIAQCTETTLDMLIIATTEYSVGLPEADGSTAGCRQTIPVKT, encoded by the exons ATGTGCCGGGCCGCGGCCCGGCGGCGGGCGGCCCCGTggggcccggcggggcgggcggcgctgcTGGCGGCGCTGCTGGGCGGCCTGGCCGTGCTGGCGGCGCTGCCCTTCGTCAGGAGGAGCTGTACCGGCCTCAGCGtggccccccgggggctccggTTGCTGCCCCGCACGGCTGAGGCGGCTCCCGGTAAGgaag AAGTGAAATTCGAAGCCAAAGCGGCTTTGAAGCAAGCCCTGGAGATGAAGCGCCAAGGAAAGCGCGAAAAAGCTCACAAACTCTTCGTCTACGCCCTCAAAATGCACCCCGATTACGTGGACGCCCTGAACGAATTCGGGATCTTTTCggaagaggaaaaggacatCCTGCAGGCCGACTACCTCTACTCCAAAGCGCTCACCATTTCGCCCTGCAACGAGAAGGCTCTGATCAACAGGGACCGGACGCTGCCTTTGGTGGAAGAAATCGACCAGAGGTATTTCAGCATCATCGACAGCAAGGTGAAAAAGGTGATGGCCATCCCAAAAGGCAACTCGGCCCTGCGGCGGGTGATGGAGGAGTCCTACTACCACCACATCTACCACACGGTGGCCATCGAAGGGAACACGCTGACGCTGTCGGAGATCCGGCACATCATCGAGACGCGCTACGCCGTCCCCGGGAAGAGCCTGGTGGAGCAGAACGAGGTGATCGGGATGCACGCGGCCCTCAAGTACGTCAACACCACGCTGGCCTCGCGGATCGGCTCCGTCACCATCGGGGACATCCTGGAGATCCACCGGCGGGTGCTGGGCTACGCCGACCCCGTGGAGGCGGGGAGGTTCAGGGCCACGCGGGTGTTTGTAGGGCACCACATCCCGCCTCACCCCCAGGACGTGGGGAAGCAGATGCAGGAGTTTGTGCAGTGGCTCAACTCGGAGGACGCCATGGGGCTGCACCCCGTGGAATTCGCCGCCTTGGCTCACTACAAGCTGGTTTACATCCACCCCTTCGTGGACGGCAACGGGAGGACGTCCCGGTTGCTGATGAACCTGATCCTGATGCAGGCGGGCTACCCGCCCATCACCATCCGCAAGGAGCAGCGGGCCGAGTACTACCACGTGCTGGAGGTGGCCAACGAGGGCGACGTCAGGCCTTTCATCCGCTTCATCGCCCAGTGCACCGAGACCACGCTGGACATGCTGATCATCGCCACCACCGAGTACTCCGTGGGGCTGCCCGAAGCGGACGGCAGCACGGCGGGATGCAGACAAACCATCCCCGTCAAGACTTGA
- the FICD gene encoding protein adenylyltransferase FICD isoform X2: MCRAAARRRAAPWGPAGRAALLAALLGGLAVLAALPFVRRSCTGLSVAPRGLRLLPRTAEAAPEVKFEAKAALKQALEMKRQGKREKAHKLFVYALKMHPDYVDALNEFGIFSEEEKDILQADYLYSKALTISPCNEKALINRDRTLPLVEEIDQRYFSIIDSKVKKVMAIPKGNSALRRVMEESYYHHIYHTVAIEGNTLTLSEIRHIIETRYAVPGKSLVEQNEVIGMHAALKYVNTTLASRIGSVTIGDILEIHRRVLGYADPVEAGRFRATRVFVGHHIPPHPQDVGKQMQEFVQWLNSEDAMGLHPVEFAALAHYKLVYIHPFVDGNGRTSRLLMNLILMQAGYPPITIRKEQRAEYYHVLEVANEGDVRPFIRFIAQCTETTLDMLIIATTEYSVGLPEADGSTAGCRQTIPVKT; encoded by the exons ATGTGCCGGGCCGCGGCCCGGCGGCGGGCGGCCCCGTggggcccggcggggcgggcggcgctgcTGGCGGCGCTGCTGGGCGGCCTGGCCGTGCTGGCGGCGCTGCCCTTCGTCAGGAGGAGCTGTACCGGCCTCAGCGtggccccccgggggctccggTTGCTGCCCCGCACGGCTGAGGCGGCTCCCG AAGTGAAATTCGAAGCCAAAGCGGCTTTGAAGCAAGCCCTGGAGATGAAGCGCCAAGGAAAGCGCGAAAAAGCTCACAAACTCTTCGTCTACGCCCTCAAAATGCACCCCGATTACGTGGACGCCCTGAACGAATTCGGGATCTTTTCggaagaggaaaaggacatCCTGCAGGCCGACTACCTCTACTCCAAAGCGCTCACCATTTCGCCCTGCAACGAGAAGGCTCTGATCAACAGGGACCGGACGCTGCCTTTGGTGGAAGAAATCGACCAGAGGTATTTCAGCATCATCGACAGCAAGGTGAAAAAGGTGATGGCCATCCCAAAAGGCAACTCGGCCCTGCGGCGGGTGATGGAGGAGTCCTACTACCACCACATCTACCACACGGTGGCCATCGAAGGGAACACGCTGACGCTGTCGGAGATCCGGCACATCATCGAGACGCGCTACGCCGTCCCCGGGAAGAGCCTGGTGGAGCAGAACGAGGTGATCGGGATGCACGCGGCCCTCAAGTACGTCAACACCACGCTGGCCTCGCGGATCGGCTCCGTCACCATCGGGGACATCCTGGAGATCCACCGGCGGGTGCTGGGCTACGCCGACCCCGTGGAGGCGGGGAGGTTCAGGGCCACGCGGGTGTTTGTAGGGCACCACATCCCGCCTCACCCCCAGGACGTGGGGAAGCAGATGCAGGAGTTTGTGCAGTGGCTCAACTCGGAGGACGCCATGGGGCTGCACCCCGTGGAATTCGCCGCCTTGGCTCACTACAAGCTGGTTTACATCCACCCCTTCGTGGACGGCAACGGGAGGACGTCCCGGTTGCTGATGAACCTGATCCTGATGCAGGCGGGCTACCCGCCCATCACCATCCGCAAGGAGCAGCGGGCCGAGTACTACCACGTGCTGGAGGTGGCCAACGAGGGCGACGTCAGGCCTTTCATCCGCTTCATCGCCCAGTGCACCGAGACCACGCTGGACATGCTGATCATCGCCACCACCGAGTACTCCGTGGGGCTGCCCGAAGCGGACGGCAGCACGGCGGGATGCAGACAAACCATCCCCGTCAAGACTTGA